A single region of the Apodemus sylvaticus chromosome 7, mApoSyl1.1, whole genome shotgun sequence genome encodes:
- the LOC127690000 gene encoding olfactory receptor 8D2-like: MTTMNHSSAIDFILEGLTKRPELQLPLFLLFLAIYVITVVGNLGMILLITISSQLHSPMYYFLSHLSFIDLCYSSVITPKMLVNFVCEENTISFLECMTQLYFFLIFVIAEGYLLTAMAYDRYVAICSPLLYNIVMSHRVCSIMMVVVYSLGFFGATVHTTRMTMLSFCGSHIVRHYFCDILPLLTLSCSSTHINEVLLFIIGGVNTLAPTLAVIISYAFILTSILRIHSNEGRSKAFGTCSSHIMAVGIFFGSITFMYFKPPSSNNMEQEKVSSVFYTTVIPMLNPLIYSLRNKDVKNALKKMFGRRQLS, from the coding sequence atgaCTACTATGAACCATTCTTCAGCGATTGACTTTATCCTCGAAGGACTAACAAAACGCCCAGAGCTTCAGCTCCCCCTGTTCCTCTTGTTTCTGGCAATATATGTGATCACAGTGGTGGGAAACTTGGGCATGATACTCTTAATCACCATTAGTTCTCAACTTCACTCTCCAATGTATTATTTTCTCAGTCACTTATCCTTCATTGACCTCTGCTATTCCTCGGTCATTACCCCGAAGATGTTGGTGAACTTTGTATGTGAGGAGAACACTATTTCCTTCTTGGAGTGCATGACTCAGCTCTACTTCTTCCTCATTTTTGTCATTGCCGAAGGCTACTTGCTGACagccatggcctatgaccgctatgttgcCATTTGCAGCCCACTGCTTTATAACATTGTCATGTCCCACAGGGTCTGTTCCATAATGATGGTTGTGGTATATTCACTGGGCTTCTTTGGGGCTACTGTCCATACAACCCGTATGACAATGTTGTCCTTCTGTGGGTCTCATATTGTCAGACACTATTTTTGTGATATTCTACCCTTGTTGACTCTGTCTTGCTCCAGCACTCATATTAATGAGGTACTGCTGTTTATTATTGGTGGAGTTAATACCCTAGCTCCTACACTGGCTGTCATCATCTCTTATGCCTTTATTCTAACTAGCATTCTTCGCATCCACTCCAATGAAGGGCGTTCTAAAGCATTTGGCACCTGTAGCTCCCACATTATGGCTGTGGGAATCTTCTTCGGGTCTATAACCTTCATGTATTTCAAGCCACCTTCCAGCAATAACATGGAACAGGAGAAAGTGTCCTCAGTGTTCTACACCACAGTGATCCCTATGCTAAATCCCCTCATATACAGCCTGCGAAACAAGGATGTAAAGAATGCACTGAAAAAGATGTTTGGGAGAAGGCAGTTATCCTAG